The proteins below are encoded in one region of Huiozyma naganishii CBS 8797 chromosome 7, complete genome:
- the GPI1 gene encoding phosphatidylinositol N-acetylglucosaminyltransferase (similar to Saccharomyces cerevisiae GPI1 (YGR216C); ancestral locus Anc_5.114): MVSYVYWPEHLYSRPDEDGAIAIGISLEGSDIMVLDTVPRNGAQTALEHPYCEAAVSEAGGTEWQFGEKDVAITRFDAPRLDLMQFFALEPISLTLPEKQNHTSDVGNMRKLYEYSRYFHTDSKLRQSVSLINLYYSHLSAFHTKYPQLTTAEQQYRPWRSIFAWYKQTTFNRLICWTFLHIIVMLCTVAYSVSAVLNWRYLPLANVSATARQIDLRCRQLCYFPVQYLMINKNKLVRKKMRRFSNHAQPAKGATRDFPCKFYPDYIRFYNTIWLMINDLSFGLIIGSVISDKSGALCPLINRAVTYCLNDLLKSVTTRLANNPFGIKLNDELTRFLSDLFLWIIEFANFYVITPFTSEQSLSKLLKVVSKTMILIGASFGFSLLADFFTLISLHIYCFYHIINKLYSWQLNAMMSLFYLFRGKKRNKLRHRVDFHSFDLDQLLMGMLIFVPLVYLTPTVLAFYISYTVLRLFAIYFEIGLNYVIALINHFPLFALLLRIKDPKRLPGGVSLTTADQGNSFKLKNNPLQFGMMFSLYTVLLGQIGEQYCSLGTLKKILGGRPISLNRNRLYCVLYSSLPVEPMMIHCIYEELLETLPNEHAKHEAET, translated from the coding sequence ATGGTCAGCTATGTATATTGGCCTGAACACCTGTACTCGAGGCCTGATGAGGACGGCGCAATTGCAATCGGGATCTCATTGGAGGGCTCGGATATAATGGTGCTTGACACTGTGCCTCGAAACGGGGCGCAGACTGCGCTGGAACATCCATATTGTGAAGCTGCAGTGAGTGAAGCTGGGGGCACAGAGTGGCAGTTTGGTGAAAAGGACGTTGCTATTACTCGATTTGATGCTCCACGACTCGACTTAATGCAGTTTTTTGCTCTAGAGCCCATATCGCTAACGTTGCCCGAAAAGCAAAACCATACATCCGATGTTGGAAACATGCGGAAGCTTTATGAATATAGTCGCTACTTCCACACGGACTCCAAATTGAGACAGTCAGTTAGCTTGATCAATCTGTATTACTCACACCTCTCTGCATTCCATACTAAATACCCACAGCTTACAACGGCTGAGCAACAATATCGCCCTTGGCGATCCATATTTGCGTGGTACAAACAAACAACGTTCAATAGATTAATATGTTGGACATTCCTACATATTATAGTCATGCTCTGTACTGTCGCATATTCAGTCTCTGCGGTACTGAATTGGCGGTACCTCCCCCTAGCGAACGTTTCCGCTACTGCAAGACAGATCGATTTGCGCTGCAGACAACTGTGCTATTTCCCAGTGCAATACCTAATGATTAATAAGAATAAGCTAgtgaggaaaaaaatgaggCGGTTCTCTAACCATGCCCAGCCAGCAAAGGGTGCAACAAGGGACTTTCCTTGCAAGTTTTATCCGGACTACATTCGATTTTACAATACCATATGGCTGATGATAAATGATTTATCGTTTGGTCTGATAATTGGATCAGTCATAAGTGATAAAAGTGGAGCTTTGTGTCCCCTGATCAATAGGGCAGTCACGTATTGTCTTAACGATTTGTTAAAGTCAGTGACCACAAGATTGGCAAACAACCCGTTTGGGATCAAGCTTAATGACGAACTGACGAGATTTTTAAGCGATCTGTTTTTATGGATCATTGAATTTGCCAATTTTTACGTCATTACCCCATTCACCAGTGAGCAGAGCTTGTCGAAACTTTTAAAAGTTGTCAGTAAAACAATGATACTCATTGGCGCCTCCTTTGGGTTTTCTTTGCTAGCGGATTTTTTCACGCTAATAAGCCTACACATTTACTGCTTTTAccacatcatcaacaagCTGTATTCTTGGCAGTTGAATGCTATGATGAGTCTGTTTTACTTATTCCGTGGGAAGAAACGGAATAAGTTACGGCACAGAGTCGATTTCCATTCGTTCGATCTTGACCAGCTACTAATGGGGATGTTGATATTTGTGCCCCTCGTATACTTAACCCCGACAGTGTTGGCTTTCTATATTAGTTACACTGTGCTGAGGTTGTTCGCCATCTATTTTGAAATCGGCCTGAACTACGTAATTGCGCTGATAAACCATTTCCCTTTGTTTGCGCTTCTACTTCGGATAAAGGACCCTAAAAGATTACCTGGCGGGGTATCTCTCACCACTGCAGACCAGGGGAACTCTTTCAAACTAAAGAATAACCCATTGCAATTTGGAATGATGTTTAGCCTCTATACCGTTTTATTGGGCCAGATAGGTGAACAGTACTGCTCTCTCGgcactttgaaaaaaattttgggCGGTCGACCCATCTCGCTAAATCGGAACAGGCTATATTGCGTACTGTACTCCTCGTTACCCGTGGAACCAATGATGATTCATTGCATTTATGAGGAGCTGCTTGAAACTCTCCCTAATGAGCACGCGAAGCACGAGGCCGAGACGTAA
- the RSM27 gene encoding mitochondrial 37S ribosomal protein mS33 (similar to Saccharomyces cerevisiae RSM27 (YGR215W); ancestral locus Anc_5.115): MSVPRQRLAKLYELSAKIFDQNFNPGRVRTGSKILSQRLKGPSVANYYGNPDFIKFRNLKSLFPGTEFIDPDEQYRLMKVEGLKRRGKGAPKKMKKTDTASKGKKGKK, from the coding sequence ATGAGTGTGCCCAGGCAGAGGCTCGCGAAGCTTTACGAGCTGTCTGCAAAGATATTTGACCAAAATTTCAACCCGGGGAGAGTAAGGACCGGATCGAAGATATTGTCGCAGAGGCTGAAGGGACCATCCGTCGCCAATTACTACGGGAACCCAGACTTCATCAAGTTCAGAAACTTGAAGTCGCTGTTCCCTGGAACAGAGTTCATTGACCCTGATGAACAGTACCGGTTGATGAAAGTGGAAGGTTTGAAACGTCGTGGGAAGGGCGCCCccaagaaaatgaagaaaacgGATACTGCATCCAAGGggaagaaggggaagaaatGA
- the RPS0A gene encoding 40S ribosomal protein uS2 (similar to Saccharomyces cerevisiae RPS0A (YGR214W) and RPS0B (YLR048W); ancestral locus Anc_5.116), with protein sequence MSLPSTFDLTPEDAQLLLAANAHLGARNVQVHQEPYVFNARPDGVHVINVGKTWEKIVLAARIIAAIPNADDVVAISSRTYGQRAVLKYAAHTGATAIAGRFTPGSFTNYITRSFKEPRIVIVTDPRSDAQAVKEASYVNIPVIALTDLDSPSEYVDVAIPCNNRGKHSIGLIWYLLAREVLRLRGTLVDRTQPWSIMPDLYFYRNPEEVEQQVAEEAVEGAEEESKEEVTEEQAGASEWAEENTDAAEW encoded by the exons ATGTCCCTTCCAAGTACTTTTGATTTGACTCCAGAAGACGCCCAATTGTTGTTGGCTGCCAACGCCCACTTGGGTGCCAGAAACGTTCAG GTCCACCAAGAACCATACGTTTTTAACGCCAGACCAGATGGTGTCCACGTCATCAACGTCGGTAAGACTTGGGAAAAGATTGTCTTGGCCGCCAGAATTATCGCTGCCATTCCAAACGCTGACGATGTCGTTGCCATCTCCTCCAGAACATACGGTCAAAGAGCCGTCCTAAAGTACGCTGCCCACACTGGTGCCACCGCCATTGCCGGTAGATTCACTCCAGGTTCCTTCACTAACTACATCACCCGTTCTTTCAAGGAACCAAGAATTGTTATTGTCACCGACCCAAGATCCGATGCCCAGGCCGTCAAGGAAGCTTCCTACGTTAACATTCCAGTCATCGCTTTGACCGATCTAGACTCCCCATCCGAATACGTTGACGTTGCCATCCCATGTAACAACAGAGGTAAGCACTCCATCGGTTTGATCTGGTACTTGTTGGCCAGAGAAGTTCTAAGACTAAGAGGTACTTTGGTCGACAGAACTCAGCCATGGTCCATCATGCCAGATTTATACTTCTACAGAAACCCAGAAGAAGTCGAACAGCAGGTTGCTGAAGAGGCTGTCGAAGGTGCTGAGGAAGAGTCCAAGGAGGAAGTCACTGAAGAACAAGCCGGTGCTTCTGAATGGGCTGAAGAGAACACTGATGCTGCTGAATGGTAA
- the KNAG0G00680 gene encoding RTA1 domain-containing protein encodes MGGYLGRSVSASKDGDLGSFIAQGVMLLISPTMFGVTIYMLYGRLAHLLFAERFLFFPARWRTLIFLMSDATSRILQGVGAGLMSQASSLNVGSDLVIVGLFVQIAFFGLLMINQCFLLSKLRKGDNRFPVRNRRWEVLLLVLFTCSFLIQLRFIVRVAGFLQGVSGVIESHEWFLYVFDSTPMFLLAACFLLVRNQYSIFKVQEDSIATQLEFHSDNPQSEQFDDEKIAV; translated from the coding sequence ATGGGCGGTTATTTGGGTAGAAGCGTGTCTGCGTCAAAGGATGGGGATTTGGGATCCTTCATCGCGCAAGGGGTTATGTTGCTGATCTCCCCTACGATGTTTGGTGTCACGATCTATATGTTATACGGTAGATTGGCACATTTGTTGTTTGCTGAAaggtttcttttcttcccTGCTCGGTGGCGTACACTCATCTTTCTAATGAGCGATGCGACGAGTAGAATCCTACAAGGTGTTGGTGCCGGTCTCATGTCTCAGGCCAGTTCTCTCAATGTCGGGTCCGATCTTGTCATTGTTGGGCTTTTCGTGCAAATTGCCTTCTTCGGGTTATTGATGATCAACCAGTGCTTCTTGCTCTCCAAGTTGCGCAAGGGTGACAATAGGTTCCCAGTCCGGAACAGAAGATGGGAAGTGCTCCTGTTAGTTCTTTTCACGTGCAGCTTCCTTATTCAATTGAGATTCATCGTCAGAGTCGCCGGATTTCTACAAGGTGTCTCTGGTGTCATTGAGAGTCACGAATGGTTTCTGTACGTTTTCGATTCTACACCCATGTTTCTGTTGGCCGCTTGCTTCCTATTAGTAAGGAACCAATATAGCATTTTCAAAGTGCAAGAGGATTCCATCGCAACACAGCTTGAATTTCATTCAGATAACCCGCAATCCGAACAGttcgatgatgaaaagatTGCGGTCTAA
- the KNAG0G00690 gene encoding RTA1 domain-containing protein (similar to Saccharomyces cerevisiae RTA1 (YGR213C) and YLR046C; ancestral locus Anc_5.118): MGDYDFYSYNSNKGAAVAFVVLFALLSFALIAAVIVYSRRSKAVCDVWDSSSRGNYEQVRKYPIGKLVGAYIPLLVGGLVELAGYIGRAASAWNQDKMGPYIVQTVLLLIAPTLYAATIYMLFGRLAHLLFAEKIMIMPARWNTLIFVLGDVASLLMQAAGGGMMAGEDSRKAGSDIVTVGLFVQIAFFGLFIINEFIFYFKVYKIESDIPRRTNTWRALNLTLLVNSFLILIRSIVRAIEFIEGYSGYIEGHEWFLYVFDALQMFLLLVSFLITMPLNNIFKIQEESVVAQLHLANTRAGVVVKEEDSDDIFDDGNELKPEV; this comes from the coding sequence ATGGGTGACTACGATTTCTACTCTTATAATTCCAACAAAGGTGCGGCAGTTGCGTTTGTCGTGCTCTTCGCGCTCTTATCATTTGCGCTCATCGCAGCCGTCATCGTGTATTCCCGCCGAAGTAAAGCTGTATGCGATGTGTGGGACAGTAGCTCGCGTGGCAACTATGAACAGGTCAGGAAATACCCTATCGGGAAGCTTGTGGGTGCATACATTCCGCTACTTGTCGGTGGGTTAGTAGAATTGGCTGGATACATAGGCAGGGCTGCGTCCGCTTGGAACCAGGATAAGATGGGCCCATACATTGTACAAACGGTGCTGTTGCTCATTGCACCCACGCTTTACGCGGCGACCATTTACATGTTGTTTGGACGGCTTGCTCATCTGCTGTTTGCAGAAAAGATCATGATTATGCCCGCCCGTTGGAACACTCTGATTTTTGTCCTTGGTGATGTTGCCAGTTTGCTGATGCAGGCTGCAGGTGGTGGTATGATGGCCGGGGAAGACTCGCGCAAGGCTGGGTCGGATATCGTCACAGTTGGTCTGTTTGTGCAGATTGCGTTCTTCGGGCTTTTTATCATAAACGAATTCATCTTTTacttcaaagtgtacaAGATCGAAAGTGATATCCCAAGGAGAACCAATACTTGGAGAGCTTTGAACTTGACTTTGCTCGTAAACAGTTTCCTGATTCTGATCAGGTCGATAGTCAGAGCAATCGAGTTTATCGAGGGGTATTCTGGATACATTGAGGGCCACGAGTGGTTCCTATACGTGTTTGACGCGTTACAAATGTTCCTTCTGCTCGTGTCGTTCTTAATCACCATGCCACTCAATAATATATTCAAGATACAAGAGGAATCTGTCGTTGCACAATTGCATCTGGCGAACACCCGCGCTGGCGTAGTCgtcaaggaggaggacAGTGATGATATTTTCGATGATGGGAACGAGTTGAAACCAGAAGTATAA
- the SLI1 gene encoding N-acetyltransferase (similar to Saccharomyces cerevisiae SLI1 (YGR212W); ancestral locus Anc_5.119), producing MGRQLSSLEQFFYYRSKWGLHSCFLLGVTLDRTPSQAQFAHAIHECLVKFPQLTTTVVELEQGTPTFANITVPLRYDDFVEVKQWGQWDAQLANEIFKEYNFQYTVEKPLWRILAMPKSSTFVLLVDHVLFDGMSTVNLWRCLLENLGPESTSDVLYEPSNEADQLGQRPHPYDSWPVGWSWRLKRALVPWIFYYAPRTVTGVNEQLVHFSQYTLQDNLLQRNKPEEYKIYNDNDRWVLNIKGEPMAKLITRCKEHQVSLTSYLVSVFALALSYQAEGNIRVDIPMNTRNKCKETVGVTEQECLLGNFVGGISHTYQAQPGQDIWRMAREAQTTVVQKSQDDIDDTINEVKLLDVVSIQKFLAKKLEERWPAGTFEVTNLGFQKFPGDDGEQGVEFQVQDAFFDEPQGISDIFTVAAISTKHGGLNCCISSPVSLRNEFQPVWDRVKKEFGVEDKR from the coding sequence TCTCGTGAAGTTCCCGCAATTGACAACGACAGTAGTCGAACTGGAGCAGGGGACCCCCACGTTCGCTAACATTACTGTGCCGCTACGATACGATGATTTCGTCGAGGTGAAGCAGTGGGGGCAGTGGGACGCACAGTTGGCCAAcgagatcttcaaagagtacAACTTCCAGTACACAGTCGAGAAACCGTTGTGGCGGATCCTCGCGATGCCCAAGAGCAGCACATTCGTCTTACTCGTGGACCATGTGCTCTTCGACGGGATGTCTACGGTTAACCTCTGGCGGTGTCTGCTGGAGAACTTGGGTCCCGAGTCGACTAGCGATGTTCTTTACGAACCATCGAACGAAGCCGATCAACTCGGGCAGAGGCCACACCCCTATGATTCCTGGCCCGTGGGCTGGTCTTGGAGGTTGAAACGGGCACTAGTGCCCTGGATCTTTTACTACGCGCCGCGCACAGTTACGGGAGTCAATGAACAGTTGGTCCATTTCTCACAGTACACGCTGCAAGACAATCTACTGCAAAGGAACAAGCCTGAAGAATACAAGATTTACAACGATAACGACAGGTGGGTACTGAATATCAAGGGGGAACCAATGGCCAAACTAATAACAAGATGCAAAGAACACCAAGTGTCGTTGACTTCTTATCTGGTCTCCGTCTTTGCCCTCGCATTGTCCTACCAAGCGGAGGGCAACATAAGAGTGGATATTCCGATGAACACGAGAAACAAGTGCAAGGAGACTGTGGGGGTCACTGAACAAGAATGTCTTTTGGGGAACTTCGTCGGTGGGATATCGCACACTTACCAAGCACAACCTGGGCAAGACATCTGGAGAATGGCAAGAGAGGCACAAACGACCGTAGTGCAGAAGTCGCAGGATGACATTGACGACACAATCAACGAGGTGAAGTTACTAGATGTTGTTTCCATACAGAAGTTCCTTGCCAAAAAACTAGAGGAAAGATGGCCAGCGGGCACATTTGAAGTAACCAACCTTGGGTTCCAAAAGTTCCCCGGTGACGACGGTGAACAAGGTGTCGAGTTCCAAGTTCAAGATGCATTCTTTGACGAACCGCAAGGGATATCCGACATTTTCACCGTCGCGGCGATCTCCACGAAGCACGGTGGTCTGAACTGCTGCATATCCAGTCCCGTATCCTTAAGGAACGAATTTCAACCGGTATGGGACCGCGTTAAGAAAGAATTCGGAGTGGAAGACAAAAGGTAG